The following proteins are encoded in a genomic region of Verrucomicrobiia bacterium:
- a CDS encoding ABC transporter ATP-binding protein, with protein MSEPSEIPAVRTENLSRDFGGMSALSELNLTVNRGDLFGFIGSNGAGKTTTLRILATFLTPSRGRAEILGHDVVRDADRVRHLIGYMPDFFGVYKDMEVTEYLDFFGACYKIPAARRETTVADVLELVGLSEKRGSLIGTLSRGMQQRLGLARVLIHDPALLLLDEPASGLDPRARIEMMAVLQELQRMGKTIIISSHILSELQSLCNRCAIIERGRLIYSGPIKGVKASASDSRAFWVRVDGASAPARDLLLQRPETAGVESVDGRLKVTLADAADDGGYIADTLVRGGIRLLELREDELGLEEVFLRVTKGETQ; from the coding sequence ATGAGCGAACCCTCTGAAATCCCCGCCGTCCGCACCGAGAACCTGTCGCGCGACTTCGGCGGCATGTCCGCGTTGAGCGAATTGAACTTGACCGTCAACCGGGGCGACCTGTTCGGCTTCATCGGATCCAACGGTGCCGGGAAGACCACCACCCTGCGAATTCTCGCCACCTTCCTCACCCCGTCACGCGGCCGTGCCGAGATCCTCGGACACGATGTCGTCCGGGACGCCGACCGCGTCCGCCACCTGATCGGCTACATGCCGGACTTCTTTGGCGTCTACAAGGACATGGAGGTCACGGAGTACCTCGATTTTTTTGGGGCGTGCTACAAGATCCCGGCGGCACGGCGCGAGACCACGGTGGCGGACGTCCTGGAGCTCGTGGGCCTGAGCGAGAAGCGGGGCTCGCTGATCGGCACCCTGAGCCGGGGCATGCAGCAGCGGCTCGGCCTGGCCCGGGTGCTCATCCATGACCCCGCCCTGCTGCTGCTCGACGAACCGGCCAGCGGGCTCGATCCCCGCGCGCGCATCGAGATGATGGCCGTGCTTCAGGAGCTGCAGCGCATGGGCAAGACGATCATCATCTCGTCCCACATCCTCTCCGAGCTGCAGTCGCTGTGCAACCGCTGCGCCATCATTGAGCGGGGCCGGCTCATCTACAGCGGCCCGATCAAGGGGGTCAAGGCCTCGGCCTCGGATTCCCGGGCCTTCTGGGTGCGGGTGGATGGCGCGTCGGCCCCTGCGAGGGACCTGTTGTTGCAACGCCCCGAAACCGCCGGGGTCGAGAGCGTGGATGGACGCCTGAAGGTGACCCTGGCGGATGCGGCCGATGATGGCGGCTACATCGCCGACACCCTGGTCCGAGGGGGAATCCGGCTGCTGGAGTTGCGCGAGGACGAACTCGGACTGGAGGAGGTCTTCCTGCGGGTCACCAAGGGAGAGACCCAGTAG
- the rplA gene encoding 50S ribosomal protein L1 translates to MSSKRYQKALGLVDASKNYPLTQAVEVLAKFPRAKFSETVDLAFRLGVDPKQSDQMVRGTCPLPHGSGKQVRVLVFTKPGAEEEAARAAGAEHIGFDDYIKKCQEGWADFDVAIATTEAMSEVRKLGKVLGPRGLMPNPKTGTVTDDVARAVREVKAGRVEFKIDKAGNVHVPVGKATFTPEQIVDNARGVIEAVIRARPSGAKGVFVRSCTLSLTMSPPVRLDLKEFGTH, encoded by the coding sequence ATGTCGAGCAAACGCTACCAAAAGGCGCTGGGTCTTGTCGATGCCAGCAAGAACTATCCGTTGACGCAGGCCGTCGAGGTGCTGGCCAAATTTCCGCGGGCAAAATTCAGCGAGACCGTGGATCTCGCCTTCCGCTTGGGGGTGGATCCCAAGCAGTCCGACCAGATGGTTCGGGGGACCTGCCCGCTGCCGCATGGATCCGGCAAGCAGGTCCGGGTGCTGGTCTTCACCAAGCCCGGTGCCGAGGAGGAGGCCGCGCGCGCGGCGGGTGCGGAGCACATCGGTTTCGACGACTACATCAAAAAGTGCCAGGAAGGTTGGGCGGATTTCGACGTCGCCATCGCGACCACGGAGGCCATGTCCGAAGTCCGCAAGCTTGGCAAGGTGCTCGGGCCCCGGGGGCTCATGCCAAATCCGAAGACCGGAACGGTGACCGACGACGTGGCGAGGGCCGTTCGGGAGGTGAAGGCGGGACGCGTCGAGTTCAAGATTGACAAGGCGGGCAATGTGCATGTGCCGGTGGGCAAGGCGACATTCACCCCTGAACAGATCGTGGACAATGCACGCGGCGTGATCGAGGCGGTGATCCGGGCACGCCCGTCCGGAGCCAAGGGGGTGTTCGTGCGGTCCTGCACCCTGTCCCTGACCATGAGCCCTCCGGTCCGCCTGGACCTGAAGGAGTTTGGAACCCACTAA
- the rplJ gene encoding 50S ribosomal protein L10 translates to MRVEKKFIAAEYVSRLSGSPFFLVLDYRGLSVARFTELRKRLARTGAEVHVVKNTLFRIAAKEAGLADLSGTLAGQLAVVTGSKDLAAAAKVTKNFHAEFDKPKVQFGYLGSQRFSAADLMAIADLPPLPELQSRLLGVLQAPAQKLAALISTPGTQLARVIKARAEQGTPGA, encoded by the coding sequence ATGCGCGTCGAAAAGAAGTTCATCGCTGCCGAATACGTTTCCCGGCTGAGTGGCTCCCCATTCTTCCTGGTGCTGGATTACCGGGGTTTGAGCGTTGCCCGGTTTACGGAACTCCGGAAGCGCCTCGCCCGGACCGGGGCCGAGGTGCACGTCGTCAAGAACACCCTGTTTCGCATCGCCGCCAAAGAAGCGGGGCTGGCCGATCTTTCGGGCACCCTGGCGGGCCAGCTGGCGGTGGTGACGGGATCCAAGGATCTCGCCGCCGCGGCCAAGGTGACCAAGAATTTCCACGCCGAGTTCGACAAGCCGAAGGTGCAGTTTGGGTATCTCGGCAGCCAGCGTTTCAGCGCCGCCGACCTGATGGCCATCGCCGACCTGCCGCCACTGCCCGAGCTGCAGTCCAGGCTGCTCGGGGTCCTGCAGGCACCGGCCCAGAAACTTGCCGCGCTGATCAGCACGCCCGGCACGCAGCTCGCCCGGGTCATCAAGGCCCGGGCCGAACAGGGAACGCCGGGTGCCTGA